The Aeromicrobium tamlense nucleotide sequence GGGCCGGGCTCGTCGCCGTCACGCCGTGACGACGACCGGAGTGCCGTCGGGTGCCCAGTCCCAGAGGTACTTGGCGTCCGACTTCTCCTGGCGGATGCAGCCCGCCGACAGGGCCTGGCCCAGCTGCTCGATGGTCTGTTCCGGCTTGCCGTTGTTGTAGACCGGGATCGAGTGGAAGCCGATGGGCGCGTTCTGGCCGGTCGTGAACTGCACGAAGTACTCCATCGTGCCGGTGTAGTCGAAGCTCGTGGCGTGCCGCGTGCGCGACTGCACGGCGTAGCTGCCCGGCTGGAGGTTGTCGAAGCGGCTCCCCGAGACGAGGTAGGTGCGGTCGACGGTCCCGTCGGCCTCGATCAGCCAGACCCGCTGGTCGGACTGGTCGAACACGATGCGGCGTCCCTCACCGGAGCTCGCCGGGGGCGGCGGGCTGGCCTTCGCCTTCGCGGCCTGCTGCTTCGCCTTCTTCTCGGCCAGGGCCTTCGTGCGCTGGGTCTGGAGGGCGAGCTCGCGCGTGGTGTGCGCCTGCTCGCCGGCGGCCGTGATCACGGGAGCCACCGTCTCGACGACGGCGGTGCCGGTTCCGGCGGTGGCGGACGTCGCGGGCTCGCGCACGAGCGAGACCGCGGAGACGGTGGCGGTGAGCGCGACGGCGCCGATGAGCGCGGCGACGCGGCCGAGACGGACACGGGGCGGGGAAGCCATGTCCTCCACGGTAGGCGCGACCTTGCGCCGATGGCCGACTTCGCGCGGTGTGCGCGTGGCGGACTCGCCGGGCCCGTCGGGTCCGGTCATCGGGCCCCGACCAGGACGCGGGCGACGGCGCGGTAGGCGTCGGCCCCCTTGTGGGCACGCGCCGTGCTGAGGATCGAGCGGCCGATCGCGGGCGCCTCGGCGAAGCGGATGGTCTTGGGGATCGGGGGCTCGAGGACCTCGAGGTCGTAGGTGTCGCCGATGGCCGCCAGGACGTTGCGCGCGTGCGCGGTGCGGCCGTCGTACATCGTGGCCAGCACGCCGCGGATCACCAGATCGGGATTGATGAACTGGCGCACGTCGTGGATGGTGTCGAGCAGCTGGCCGACGCCGCGGTGCGAGAGCGTCTCGGCCTGCAGCGGGATGACCACCTCGTCGGCGGCCGACAGCGCGCCCACCGTGAGCACGCCCAGCGCGGGCGGGCAGTCCAGCAGGATCCAGTCGTAGTCGTCGGCGATCTTCGCCAGCGCGACCCGCAGCCGCTGCTCGCGGCCGGTGCGGGTGACGAGGTTCTCCTCGGCCTCGGCCAGCGCGATGTTCGCCGGTAGCAGGTCCAGGCCCTCCTCGGTGGTGACGATCGCGTCGCCGGCGGGCGCCTTGCCCAGCAGCACCTCGGCGATCGTGACGTCGAGCTCCTCGGGGTCGATGCCGAGGGAGAACGTGAGGCTGCCCTGCGGATCGAGGTCGACCAGGAGCACGCGCTGTCGCTCCTCGAGGAGCGCGGCCCCGAGCGACGCGACGCTGGTGGTCTTGGCGACGCCGCCCTTCTGGTTGGCGAGGGCCACGGTGGTGGTCACGCGGCAATTGTGCCATCGACGGGCGACCGTCGGGACGCGGACGAGCGCGCGTCCGCCACGTGAACCCGCCGGCTGCCTAGCGTGGCGGCATGGACGACGTGGTGGCCGTGCGCGGTCTCGTGAAGATCGTTCCGCGCGCTGGACGCGTTCGACCTGACCGTGAAGGCGGGCGAGGTGCACGGGTTCCTCGGCCCGAACGGGGCCGGCAAGTCCACGGCGCTCCGCTGCCTGCTGGGCCTCCTGCGTCACGACGCCGGCACCGCGACGGTGCTCGGGCTGGACCCGTGGAGCGACACGGTCGCCCTGCACCGGCGACTGGCGTACGTGCCGGGCGACGTCGTGCTGTGGCCGAACCTGACCGGCGGCGAGATCGTCGACCTGCTGCTGCGGACCCGCGGCTTCGAGCCGCGCCGCACGCGCCGGGACGAGCTGGTCGACGCGTTCGAGCTCGACCCCGCGAAGCGGGCCCGCGCGTACTCGAAGGGCAACCGGCAGAAGGTGGCGCTGGTCGCCGCCCTGGCCGCGCCCAGCGACCTGCTGCTCCTGGACGAGCCGACGTCCGGGCTCGACCCGCTGATGGAGCAGGTGTTCGTCGGCTGCGTGGCCGAGCACCGCGCGGCCGGGTCCACCGTGCTCTTGTCGAGCCACGTCCTCGGCGAGGTCGAGCGACTGGCCGACAGCGTCACGATCATCCGCGAGGGCCGCACCGTGGAGAGCGGCGCCTTGGCCGACCTGCGTCACCTGCGCCGCAGCCGCGTGACGGCGACCGTCGCCCGGCCCGAGGCGGTCGCGGGGCTGCGGCTCGACGGCGTGCACGACGTCCGCGTCGAGGGCTGCACCGTGTCGTGCACCGTAGATGCCGAGGCGATGACACCGCTGCTGGGCGCCCTGGCCGGGGCCCAGGTCGAGTCGCTCACCAGCACGCCGCCGACGCTGGAGGAGCTGTTCCTCGACGCCTACCAGTCCACTCCGGCCGAGCAGGTCCCATGAGCCAGACCTTGGCCGGCGCGCCCACGCTGCTGCGGCTGGCGGTGCGACGCGACCGGTGGTCGATCCCCGCGTGGCTCGCGGTCCTGACGCTCGTGTGCGGCACGTCGGCGGCGGTCACCCCGGGCCTCTACCCGACCGAGGCCGACCGGGTGGCCGCGGCGGCCGGTCTCAACGCGAGCGCCGGCATCGTCGCCCTCTACGGACCCGTCCTCGACCCGACGAGCCTCGGCGAGCTCGCGATGACCAAGATGACCGTGACCTACTCGGTCCTGGTCGCCGTGATGACGCTGTTCCTCGTCCGCCGACACACGCGGAGCGAGGAGGAGACCGGTCGCGCCGAGCTCCTCGGCGGCGCCGGCGTCGGACGGCTCGCGCCGCTGGTCACCGCGCTCGGCCTCGCGGCCGTGGTCTCCGCCCTCCTCGGGCTGCTCGTCGCCGTGACGAACGCCCTCGCGGGCCTGCCGTGGACCGGCTCGGTGGCGTTCGGCGCGGCATGGGCCGGGACGGGACTCGTGGGAGCGGCGATCACCGCCGTGTGCTGCCAGGTCTCGGCGAGCGCCCGCACGTGCGCCGGGCTCGCCGCCGCGGTCCTCGCGGTCCTGTTCGTCGCCAGGGCCGCCGGTGACGCCTCCGGCGCGGAGTGGCTGAGCTGGCTGTCGCCGTTCGGGTGGAACACGCGCCTGCAGGCCTACGGGGACACCCGGTGGTGGGTGCTGGGCCTGTACGTCGCGCTGGCCGTCGCGGCGGCCGCCGTCGCGGTCGCGCTCGCGGCCCGGCGCGACCTCGGCGCGGGCCTGCTCGCGCCGCGGCCGGGTCCGGCCCGAGGTCCGGGCTGGCTCGCCGGTCCCCTCGCCCTCGGCGTGAGGTCCCACGTGGCGCCGCTGTGGGGCTGGACGGCCGCGGTCGCGCTGATGGGACTGCTGTTCGGCGCGATCTCGCCGAACCTCGACGGCATCCTGTCCGACGAGACCGAGCGCCTGCTGGAGGGGCTCGGCGGCACGGGTGCCCTGCGCGACACGATGATCGCGTCGATCGCCTCGATCGCGGCGCTCATCGTGTGCTGCTTCGGCATCACGATCCTGACCCACGCCGCGGACGACGAGCGCGACGGGCGCACCGAGATGGTCCTGTCCACGCGGGTGACCCGCGCCCGCGCGTACTGGTCGGTCGTGACGCTCGCGCTGGGCGGCGTCACGTGGCTGCTGCTCGTCGCGGGGCTCGCCCTGGCACTCGGCGTCCGGCAGGGCACCGACCACTCCCCGGCCCGGATCGTCGAGGCGGCCCTCGGACAGGCGCCCGCCGCCTGGGTCACGGTGGCCGTCGGGGTGCTGCTGTTCGCGTGCCGAGCCCGCTGGGCCGTGGTCGGCTGGGGCGTCCTCGTCGCCTTCGGCACGCTGGGACAGATCGGGGAGCTCCTCGGCCTGCCCGACGCCGCCCTGTGGCTGTCGCCCTTCACGCACGTCCCCCACCTCCCGCTCGAGGGCGCCGATCCCGTGTCGACGCTGGCTCTC carries:
- a CDS encoding ABC transporter permease, producing MSQTLAGAPTLLRLAVRRDRWSIPAWLAVLTLVCGTSAAVTPGLYPTEADRVAAAAGLNASAGIVALYGPVLDPTSLGELAMTKMTVTYSVLVAVMTLFLVRRHTRSEEETGRAELLGGAGVGRLAPLVTALGLAAVVSALLGLLVAVTNALAGLPWTGSVAFGAAWAGTGLVGAAITAVCCQVSASARTCAGLAAAVLAVLFVARAAGDASGAEWLSWLSPFGWNTRLQAYGDTRWWVLGLYVALAVAAAAVAVALAARRDLGAGLLAPRPGPARGPGWLAGPLALGVRSHVAPLWGWTAAVALMGLLFGAISPNLDGILSDETERLLEGLGGTGALRDTMIASIASIAALIVCCFGITILTHAADDERDGRTEMVLSTRVTRARAYWSVVTLALGGVTWLLLVAGLALALGVRQGTDHSPARIVEAALGQAPAAWVTVAVGVLLFACRARWAVVGWGVLVAFGTLGQIGELLGLPDAALWLSPFTHVPHLPLEGADPVSTLALSGVAAALLGVGWWAYRGRDLA
- a CDS encoding ABC transporter ATP-binding protein; translation: MKAGEVHGFLGPNGAGKSTALRCLLGLLRHDAGTATVLGLDPWSDTVALHRRLAYVPGDVVLWPNLTGGEIVDLLLRTRGFEPRRTRRDELVDAFELDPAKRARAYSKGNRQKVALVAALAAPSDLLLLDEPTSGLDPLMEQVFVGCVAEHRAAGSTVLLSSHVLGEVERLADSVTIIREGRTVESGALADLRHLRRSRVTATVARPEAVAGLRLDGVHDVRVEGCTVSCTVDAEAMTPLLGALAGAQVESLTSTPPTLEELFLDAYQSTPAEQVP
- a CDS encoding L,D-transpeptidase — translated: MASPPRVRLGRVAALIGAVALTATVSAVSLVREPATSATAGTGTAVVETVAPVITAAGEQAHTTRELALQTQRTKALAEKKAKQQAAKAKASPPPPASSGEGRRIVFDQSDQRVWLIEADGTVDRTYLVSGSRFDNLQPGSYAVQSRTRHATSFDYTGTMEYFVQFTTGQNAPIGFHSIPVYNNGKPEQTIEQLGQALSAGCIRQEKSDAKYLWDWAPDGTPVVVTA
- a CDS encoding ParA family protein produces the protein MTTTVALANQKGGVAKTTSVASLGAALLEERQRVLLVDLDPQGSLTFSLGIDPEELDVTIAEVLLGKAPAGDAIVTTEEGLDLLPANIALAEAEENLVTRTGREQRLRVALAKIADDYDWILLDCPPALGVLTVGALSAADEVVIPLQAETLSHRGVGQLLDTIHDVRQFINPDLVIRGVLATMYDGRTAHARNVLAAIGDTYDLEVLEPPIPKTIRFAEAPAIGRSILSTARAHKGADAYRAVARVLVGAR